One Anatilimnocola floriformis genomic window, ACGCCCCCAGTCGTCGAACGCTCTGCGGTCGATGATTGGAGATACGTAAGCCGTGCGCCGCCGAAAGAGCTCCACGATTTTCGGCGGTTGGGCGTGGGAAGGTGAACTGCAGATAAGACAAGTCCGCTGCGGCTGGCGCTAGTTGATTGATGACCGCCATTCATCGACCGCGGAGCGTTCGACGACTACTAACTCTTCTCCAAGGATTTTCTCATGACCAAGAACTTTCAAACGCTCGCCATTCTCGCCGTCGCCCTGACCGCCATCGCCGGTGCGTGGCAATACGCTGGTGCCCAAGGCGAAAAGATCGCCGCGGGCGTGAAGTTCGAATACAAAATCCTCAGCGGCACGAGCGCCGGCGCTGGTGAACTGAACGTCCTCGGCAAGGACGGCTGGGAACTCGTCGCCGTCGAACCCTCCAAGGGAATGACGCCAACGC contains:
- a CDS encoding DUF4177 domain-containing protein, whose amino-acid sequence is MTKNFQTLAILAVALTAIAGAWQYAGAQGEKIAAGVKFEYKILSGTSAGAGELNVLGKDGWELVAVEPSKGMTPTQLYFKRSR